The following is a genomic window from Capnocytophaga stomatis.
ACCACCCGAAAACAAGCTGTGGACTTCGCCGGATTTATCGCCCTCAACGACAAGAACGAAGAGATTTTCACCTTCGGAAAGCATAAAGGACGAAAAGTGGAAGATATCCTTCAGGAAGAGCCCGGGTATTTTGGTTGGCTCCTGAATGCTGACTTTCCGCTGTACACCAAAAAGGTACTAACTGCAATCAAACTACGGGGACTTGCAAAATAGTTTAGCTGAACCCTTCCCCGAAGGAACAGCAGAAAATATCACATACATTCTTTTAAAAAACCTAAAACTAAAGTACTATGAAAAAATTCTTCTTAGGAATACTCACCGCCATAGCCGTCTTGCTGGTCATAAAGTTCTTTTTGGACAGAAAAGAAGCAAGGGAAACATTGGAAGCGGATTCAGCTTTGATTCAAACGCAGATAGCCAACGTCAGCAAACTCATAGTAACGGAAGGGCACTTTGCTGAGGTCATTTCTTACACCGATAGCCAGAAGTATTTTATGGACTTACTGTCGTTCGATAAAAAGATTCTAATCGTTGTAAATGCCGATGTGACTGTTTCTTATGATTTGCAAAAGGTAGTTTATGACATTGATGAGGTAAATAAAAAAGTGATTATCAAGTCAATTCCGGATGCCGAAGTCAAGATTTATCCCAAGCTGAAGTATTACGATGTCAGCCAAAACCCGGTAAATCCGTTCGGCACTAATGACGTTAATAAAATTCAACGCAGAGTAAATGAAGAATTGGAGAAGAAGATTGCACAATCCAACCTCAAGAAAAATGCAGAAAATCGCCTAATTTCAGAACTGGCGAACATCATCTTTCTTACAAAATCCATTGGTTGGACGCTGGAATACAACAGTTTGCCAATTGAAAACGCAAGCGACTTAAAGGCTATTGAAAAGAATTAAACCGAAAAGATATAATAACAAACGTACGAACCGTAAACTCAATATTTTTATGAAAATCATTTGTGTAGGAAAAAATTATGCTGACCACATAAAAGAATTTGACGGCAAACATCCCGAAGATATCGTGTTGTTTTTAAAACCCGATACGGCAATTCACAATACGGAACTCCCCTACTACATTC
Proteins encoded in this region:
- a CDS encoding DUF4230 domain-containing protein; its protein translation is MKKFFLGILTAIAVLLVIKFFLDRKEARETLEADSALIQTQIANVSKLIVTEGHFAEVISYTDSQKYFMDLLSFDKKILIVVNADVTVSYDLQKVVYDIDEVNKKVIIKSIPDAEVKIYPKLKYYDVSQNPVNPFGTNDVNKIQRRVNEELEKKIAQSNLKKNAENRLISELANIIFLTKSIGWTLEYNSLPIENASDLKAIEKN